A single genomic interval of Halobacillus halophilus DSM 2266 harbors:
- the ald gene encoding alanine dehydrogenase translates to MKIGVPREIKNNENRVAMTPAGVVTLTNAGHEVFVETNAGTGSSFTDAQYKEAGASIVLSAKEAWSQQMVMKVKEPLPEEYEYFFDGLILFTYLHLAPEPELTKALVKKNVIAIAYETVQAPNGSLPLLTPMSEVAGRMASQIGAQFLESSHGGKGILLGGIPGVRRGRVTVIGGGVVGTNAAKIAMGLGADVTIIDLNPERLRQLDDIFGSDINTLMSNPLNLQESLAESDLVIGAVLIPGAKAPKLVTEDMVKSMKEGSVIVDVAIDQGGIFETTDRITTHDNPTYERHGVLHYAVANMPGAVPRTSTIGLTNVTVPYALQLANKGYKKACQENESLFKGINTLEGYVTYRAVAEAQGLEYADAKDLIHQ, encoded by the coding sequence TTGAAAATTGGAGTGCCAAGAGAGATTAAAAATAATGAAAACAGAGTAGCGATGACGCCTGCAGGAGTTGTAACTTTGACCAACGCAGGTCATGAAGTTTTTGTAGAAACTAATGCAGGAACTGGCTCTAGTTTTACTGATGCTCAATATAAGGAAGCGGGAGCAAGCATTGTATTATCTGCCAAGGAAGCATGGAGTCAGCAAATGGTGATGAAGGTTAAAGAACCACTTCCTGAGGAGTATGAATATTTCTTTGATGGTCTTATATTATTTACTTACTTGCATCTGGCACCTGAGCCTGAACTTACGAAAGCTTTAGTTAAGAAAAATGTAATAGCGATTGCCTATGAAACGGTGCAAGCCCCCAATGGATCTCTTCCGCTTCTTACCCCTATGAGTGAGGTAGCTGGGAGAATGGCTTCTCAAATTGGAGCACAATTTCTGGAAAGTTCTCATGGTGGTAAAGGAATTCTTCTCGGTGGAATTCCAGGAGTACGTAGAGGCCGAGTAACAGTTATTGGAGGCGGTGTTGTCGGAACTAATGCTGCAAAGATTGCCATGGGTCTTGGGGCAGATGTCACAATCATTGATTTAAACCCGGAAAGATTAAGGCAATTGGATGATATTTTCGGTTCAGATATTAACACTCTTATGTCGAACCCCTTAAATCTTCAGGAATCATTGGCAGAGTCAGACCTGGTAATTGGAGCAGTTCTCATCCCCGGAGCCAAGGCTCCGAAACTGGTTACCGAAGATATGGTTAAATCGATGAAGGAAGGTTCTGTTATAGTAGACGTGGCTATTGATCAAGGCGGTATTTTTGAAACAACAGATCGAATTACTACTCACGATAACCCTACTTATGAAAGACATGGTGTGCTCCATTATGCTGTGGCTAATATGCCCGGAGCTGTACCTAGAACATCCACGATTGGATTGACGAATGTGACCGTTCCTTATGCCTTGCAGTTAGCTAACAAAGGCTATAAAAAAGCCTGCCAGGAGAATGAATCTCTCTTTAAAGGAATAAATACACTTGAAGGTTACGTTACTTACCGTGCCGTTGCGGAAGCCCAGGGACTCGAATACGCGGATGCGAAAGATTTAATTCATCAGTAA
- a CDS encoding SDR family oxidoreductase: MRHAIITAGSKGLGRKVTEQFIKKDISVTVTYLNDKKSAMTLYEEFPEKKDKIHIMKADVTELQDLQTLIQETIQRFGRIDYLINNAGPYIFERKKLMDYSTEEWNSMVKGNLDAVFHLMKLTVPYMRAQCFGRIINYGFQGAGSASGWIYRSAFAAAKVGLVSLTKTVAYEEAEYGITSNMVCPGNIVGEWKESTIENGRKTKDGCTPIGRPGTGEDIARTIEFLCHEDSDMITGAIYEVTGGVDVIHRYR, encoded by the coding sequence ATGAGGCATGCGATTATAACCGCTGGATCTAAAGGTTTGGGCAGGAAAGTTACTGAGCAGTTCATTAAGAAAGACATATCAGTGACTGTCACCTATTTAAATGATAAAAAATCAGCCATGACGTTGTATGAAGAATTCCCGGAGAAGAAGGACAAGATCCATATAATGAAAGCTGATGTGACAGAACTACAGGATTTACAGACTTTAATCCAAGAAACCATTCAAAGGTTTGGAAGAATAGATTATTTAATTAATAATGCGGGACCTTATATATTTGAACGTAAAAAATTGATGGATTATTCTACGGAAGAGTGGAACTCTATGGTCAAAGGAAATCTTGATGCCGTTTTCCATTTAATGAAACTGACGGTTCCTTACATGAGAGCGCAGTGTTTTGGACGAATTATAAATTATGGTTTTCAAGGAGCTGGTTCGGCTTCTGGTTGGATTTACCGGTCTGCATTTGCTGCTGCAAAAGTTGGTCTTGTATCTCTTACTAAAACGGTCGCTTACGAAGAAGCTGAGTATGGCATTACTTCTAATATGGTGTGTCCTGGAAATATTGTGGGGGAGTGGAAAGAATCCACCATCGAGAATGGGCGAAAAACAAAGGATGGGTGTACTCCGATTGGACGACCGGGCACAGGGGAAGATATAGCCCGTACTATTGAGTTCTTGTGCCATGAAGACTCGGATATGATAACAGGAGCTATATATGAGGTTACGGGCGGTGTCGATGTGATCCACAGGTACAGGTGA
- a CDS encoding purine-cytosine permease family protein produces MKAAASRKELIETIGLEAVPKKRQNTSWYRFAFIQIAVAANAGNFLVPALAVLEGGLSFWNGVLTTCIGAILGFLFVSYLSLPGARLGIPAQYAIRTILGVQGARFLSSPIRSITSLYWFSVQTIGGTYVIQQLFIRMTGQEVPFLLFSIPLSILMVILAIIGFDAVKKATTYFLPLLLLGEFTIIYIYFTTNHGDTAWFTFQLEPMQGSLTTMFFYASLAFVQYVSGVSASADMTRYAKTPAHGFWGLLIGNGIGFFITALIGCASAYLFHDINPYVSSSGQTDSPVIIGIITLTAVVSMISINISNAYTGGYSLLNTFSRLTRVQSAVMFGFLGVLLSGFPSLVNEAESYISLLGGLIIPISAVISGDYLIVKRLHLDKKAIEQLTKTSSINPYALIFIILGSLMYFSFPDNWSPGFITFTVLMVTYPWFMKHKTWS; encoded by the coding sequence ATGAAGGCAGCTGCCTCACGTAAAGAGTTAATTGAAACGATCGGTTTAGAAGCGGTTCCAAAAAAAAGACAAAACACTTCATGGTATCGCTTTGCATTTATCCAAATTGCCGTAGCGGCCAATGCAGGGAATTTTCTAGTACCTGCACTGGCCGTGCTGGAAGGTGGTCTATCCTTTTGGAACGGGGTTCTTACAACATGTATCGGAGCAATTTTGGGTTTCTTATTTGTCTCTTATTTATCGTTACCCGGGGCTCGTTTAGGAATCCCTGCGCAATACGCCATACGCACAATTCTCGGAGTGCAGGGAGCTCGTTTTCTCTCATCTCCTATTCGAAGTATAACCTCCCTCTATTGGTTTAGCGTACAGACCATAGGCGGTACATATGTCATTCAGCAGCTTTTCATTCGGATGACAGGCCAAGAGGTGCCTTTTTTACTGTTCTCAATCCCTTTATCTATACTGATGGTAATCCTGGCCATAATAGGTTTTGATGCTGTAAAAAAAGCCACCACTTACTTTCTTCCCCTCCTTTTACTTGGAGAGTTTACGATTATATATATATACTTTACTACAAATCACGGGGACACCGCATGGTTTACATTCCAATTGGAGCCTATGCAGGGTTCTTTAACCACTATGTTTTTCTATGCCAGCTTGGCTTTTGTACAATATGTCTCTGGCGTAAGTGCTTCTGCCGATATGACCCGCTATGCAAAAACTCCGGCCCATGGGTTCTGGGGATTGCTCATAGGAAATGGGATCGGCTTCTTTATTACAGCCTTAATCGGGTGTGCATCCGCCTATTTATTCCATGATATTAACCCTTATGTATCTTCAAGCGGTCAAACAGACTCCCCTGTTATTATTGGTATAATCACGTTAACCGCAGTAGTGTCCATGATTTCGATTAACATTAGCAATGCTTATACCGGAGGATATAGTTTACTAAATACTTTCAGCCGTCTGACGCGCGTTCAAAGTGCGGTCATGTTTGGATTTCTAGGGGTCTTATTAAGTGGCTTCCCCTCACTGGTCAATGAAGCTGAATCTTATATTTCATTACTCGGAGGTTTGATCATACCAATTTCTGCAGTCATCTCAGGCGATTATCTAATCGTTAAACGACTGCATCTGGATAAAAAAGCTATTGAGCAATTAACGAAAACATCGAGTATTAACCCTTATGCTTTGATTTTTATCATTCTTGGAAGTCTCATGTATTTCAGTTTTCCTGACAACTGGTCGCCTGGGTTTATCACATTTACAGTATTAATGGTTACCTATCCATGGTTTATGAAACATAAGACGTGGAGCTAG
- a CDS encoding universal stress protein, which yields MAFEYKDIVVAVDGSETAEGAFKKAIDIANRNDAKLVLAHVVDTRAFATVEAYDRSLAIRAEKYATDLLNDYKSKAEKAGLTNVEIVVEYGSPKIKIAKDVAPKHNADLIICGATGLNAMERFFIGSVSEHITRYATCDVLVVRPEKPVVEE from the coding sequence ATGGCATTCGAGTACAAAGATATTGTTGTAGCAGTGGATGGTTCAGAAACCGCAGAGGGTGCTTTCAAAAAAGCAATTGATATTGCTAATCGAAATGATGCTAAGCTGGTTCTAGCACACGTAGTAGACACTCGAGCTTTTGCTACGGTAGAGGCTTACGATCGTTCTTTAGCCATACGTGCAGAAAAGTACGCGACGGATTTATTGAATGATTATAAGTCTAAAGCTGAGAAAGCCGGCCTTACCAATGTAGAAATAGTTGTGGAGTATGGTTCCCCAAAAATTAAAATTGCTAAAGATGTGGCCCCAAAACATAATGCAGACCTTATCATATGCGGGGCTACCGGTCTAAATGCCATGGAACGCTTTTTCATTGGTAGTGTTTCCGAGCATATTACCCGTTATGCCACTTGTGATGTCCTTGTCGTACGTCCTGAAAAACCAGTTGTAGAAGAATAA
- a CDS encoding MogA/MoaB family molybdenum cofactor biosynthesis protein, with the protein MAVEDHKREAPSSVRCMVLTISDTRNIDTDKSGKIIIEKLTEKSQHRVNEYKIVKDDQKRIAEAVKLGLTDPDIDVVLLNGGTGIAERDVTIEAVQALITKEIPGFGELFRMLSYNEDIGSAALLSRATAGVSEKTAIFSMPGSSGAVKLAMDRLILPEISHVVREINKEE; encoded by the coding sequence ATGGCAGTCGAAGATCATAAAAGAGAAGCTCCTTCATCGGTAAGATGCATGGTTCTTACCATAAGTGATACACGAAATATAGATACAGATAAAAGCGGAAAGATTATTATCGAAAAACTTACAGAAAAATCTCAGCACAGGGTTAATGAATATAAGATTGTTAAGGATGATCAAAAGAGAATAGCAGAGGCTGTTAAACTAGGATTGACTGACCCGGATATAGACGTAGTTCTCTTAAATGGAGGAACGGGTATTGCAGAGCGAGATGTGACGATTGAAGCCGTTCAAGCATTAATTACAAAAGAGATCCCCGGTTTCGGTGAGCTATTCCGCATGCTGAGCTATAATGAAGATATAGGTTCAGCTGCTCTTTTATCTCGAGCAACTGCAGGAGTTAGTGAGAAAACAGCTATTTTTTCGATGCCAGGGTCAAGCGGTGCGGTAAAACTCGCTATGGACCGTCTGATACTGCCGGAAATCTCGCATGTTGTACGAGAAATTAATAAAGAAGAATAA
- a CDS encoding EcsC family protein has product MTYERVAKDVDSWLEQYRGYQPNDFEMIYDDWINQSFYNLDPDVKEKFFSKLDAWFFHTHAFLQGTSFQNEARQRILSVGRVFSEEIENITDMKRMLSVDQLSYIAQQQIARGRLYSFAQGGLTGTGGWLLLGLDYPLMMVMNIRAVQLIGLTFGHEMNHPYEMMISLKVFHAATLPKRLQVHAWDELMDEVNRNEHPYVFEGNDQLTNESWLEQPIKQCFKSMFIVMFRKKIFQGLPFISIAIGAYSNYHLTRQVTDFAMKFYQYRYLLDHKGEERDGSRRS; this is encoded by the coding sequence ATGACTTATGAACGGGTAGCAAAAGATGTAGATAGTTGGCTTGAGCAGTACCGGGGGTACCAGCCCAACGACTTTGAAATGATTTATGATGATTGGATCAACCAAAGTTTTTATAATTTGGATCCAGACGTAAAGGAAAAGTTTTTTTCAAAACTCGACGCTTGGTTTTTTCATACGCACGCTTTTTTGCAAGGCACATCTTTTCAGAATGAAGCAAGGCAGCGGATTTTATCTGTAGGCCGGGTATTCTCAGAAGAAATTGAGAACATTACAGACATGAAGAGGATGCTTAGTGTAGATCAGCTAAGTTACATTGCTCAGCAGCAAATTGCAAGAGGCAGGCTGTACTCTTTTGCGCAAGGCGGACTGACCGGTACAGGAGGGTGGCTGTTACTCGGGCTTGACTATCCTCTAATGATGGTAATGAACATTCGTGCCGTGCAGTTGATTGGTTTGACTTTTGGTCATGAAATGAATCACCCTTATGAAATGATGATTTCTCTAAAGGTTTTTCACGCAGCTACGCTGCCTAAACGGCTTCAGGTCCACGCGTGGGATGAGTTGATGGATGAAGTAAATCGTAATGAACATCCTTATGTTTTTGAAGGGAACGATCAGCTTACAAATGAATCATGGCTTGAACAGCCCATTAAACAATGTTTCAAATCGATGTTTATTGTAATGTTCCGCAAAAAAATCTTTCAGGGTCTTCCTTTTATAAGTATAGCGATAGGAGCTTATTCCAATTACCATTTAACAAGACAAGTAACTGATTTTGCAATGAAATTTTATCAATATCGGTACTTGCTGGATCATAAGGGGGAAGAGCGTGATGGCAGTCGAAGATCATAA
- a CDS encoding acetate kinase codes for MSNKILAINAGSSSLKFQLIDMPEETVITKGLVERIGLEDAVFTIEVNDEKDKTVTDIPDHGEAVKILLDKLTSNGVIDSLDEINGVGHRVVHGGERFSESVLITDQVIQEIEEVSDLAPLHNPANLTGIRAFREVLPEVPHVAVFDTAFHQSMPEQSYLYSLPYEYYEDYGIRKYGFHGTSHKYVSERASEMMGRPVEQLRLLSCHLGNGASIAAIEGGKSIDTSMGFTPLAGVTMGTRSGNIDPALIPFIMEKTGKTANEVMNVLNKESGMLALSGFSSDLRDIEIRASEGDERAELALEVFAARIHKYIGSYAARMHGIDGIIFTAGVGENSYTMRERVLKGLEFMGVYWDPSLNQIRGKEAFVNYPHSPVKVMVIPTNEEVMIARDTVEKGL; via the coding sequence TTGAGTAATAAAATTCTTGCTATAAATGCAGGCAGTTCATCACTAAAATTTCAATTGATTGACATGCCTGAAGAAACTGTAATTACTAAAGGGTTAGTAGAGCGTATCGGACTTGAGGATGCGGTATTTACAATTGAAGTGAATGATGAAAAAGATAAGACAGTTACTGATATTCCAGATCACGGAGAAGCGGTCAAAATTCTTCTTGATAAATTAACATCTAATGGCGTAATCGATTCTTTAGATGAAATTAATGGCGTGGGCCACCGTGTAGTTCACGGAGGAGAACGTTTTAGTGAATCTGTGTTAATAACAGACCAGGTCATTCAGGAAATTGAGGAAGTGTCAGATCTTGCCCCGTTGCATAATCCGGCAAACCTGACTGGAATTCGCGCATTCCGCGAGGTTCTTCCGGAAGTCCCTCACGTTGCAGTATTTGATACAGCCTTCCACCAGTCCATGCCGGAACAATCCTATCTTTACAGCCTTCCTTATGAATATTATGAGGACTATGGCATTCGTAAATACGGCTTTCACGGTACATCTCATAAATATGTATCAGAGCGTGCGTCAGAGATGATGGGACGCCCTGTAGAACAGCTGCGACTGTTATCATGCCACTTAGGCAATGGAGCAAGTATCGCTGCAATCGAAGGCGGGAAATCGATTGATACTTCCATGGGCTTTACACCACTTGCTGGTGTAACAATGGGGACTCGTTCCGGAAATATTGACCCAGCCCTCATACCTTTTATTATGGAGAAGACAGGAAAGACAGCGAATGAAGTTATGAATGTATTAAATAAAGAGAGTGGTATGCTAGCCCTTTCCGGTTTTTCAAGTGACCTTCGGGACATTGAGATCCGAGCAAGTGAAGGAGATGAGCGTGCGGAGCTGGCTCTTGAAGTATTTGCTGCACGCATCCACAAGTATATTGGTTCCTATGCCGCACGTATGCATGGAATTGATGGAATCATTTTCACTGCCGGCGTAGGTGAAAACAGTTATACCATGCGGGAGCGCGTATTAAAAGGTCTAGAGTTTATGGGAGTGTATTGGGACCCATCTCTAAATCAGATTCGCGGTAAAGAAGCATTCGTTAACTACCCTCATTCCCCGGTAAAAGTTATGGTCATTCCAACCAATGAGGAAGTTATGATTGCTCGTGATACAGTAGAAAAAGGACTATAA
- a CDS encoding class I SAM-dependent methyltransferase, giving the protein MKQEQVEKLFQWVDETADTISKDMNITYLEAIAETLDILFNGQPFKDMSKELQTKLTNELTKINKDNFEKEEIRKAVQLAILKGMKGATQQQHLITPDSVAMFMGYLASKLIDNEENLKLFDPASGSGNLITSVMNQLEMPLTAYASEVDPTLIQLAVTNANLQKNNIEFFHQDSLQPFLMEPVDFVLADLPVGYYPDDVQASRYQLKAEEGHSYAHHLFIEQGLNYTKEGGYLMFIVPNFLFESDQSRELNTFLRENAHIVGMLQLSDSLFKNEKHGKSILILQKKGPETKPPKQALLVKLPSFKNPNAMGDILGQMNQWFDEYKTAQL; this is encoded by the coding sequence ATGAAGCAAGAACAAGTAGAAAAACTATTTCAGTGGGTAGATGAAACAGCTGATACCATTTCTAAAGATATGAATATTACTTATTTGGAAGCCATTGCTGAAACCTTAGATATTTTGTTCAATGGACAGCCTTTTAAGGATATGAGCAAAGAACTTCAAACGAAGCTTACCAATGAGCTTACGAAGATCAATAAGGATAATTTTGAAAAAGAAGAAATTCGAAAAGCCGTACAGCTTGCTATCTTAAAAGGTATGAAAGGAGCAACACAGCAGCAGCATTTAATCACTCCTGATTCTGTCGCGATGTTTATGGGCTATTTGGCTTCTAAACTCATTGATAACGAAGAAAACCTGAAGCTTTTTGATCCTGCCTCAGGTTCAGGAAATTTAATTACTTCTGTAATGAACCAGCTTGAAATGCCATTAACAGCATATGCAAGTGAGGTGGATCCTACGCTCATACAGTTAGCCGTAACCAATGCCAACTTACAAAAGAACAATATTGAGTTCTTCCACCAGGATAGTTTGCAACCTTTCCTGATGGAGCCCGTCGATTTTGTTCTGGCTGATCTTCCGGTAGGTTATTATCCAGACGATGTACAGGCTTCCCGTTATCAGCTAAAAGCTGAAGAGGGGCATTCCTATGCGCATCACTTGTTCATTGAACAAGGGTTGAACTACACGAAAGAGGGCGGTTATTTAATGTTTATCGTCCCAAACTTTTTATTTGAAAGTGACCAGTCGCGGGAACTGAACACCTTTTTAAGGGAAAATGCTCATATAGTCGGAATGCTTCAGCTATCTGATTCGCTATTCAAAAATGAAAAGCATGGTAAAAGTATTCTGATCCTTCAGAAGAAAGGTCCGGAAACTAAGCCGCCGAAGCAGGCGCTGCTTGTAAAGCTTCCATCCTTTAAAAATCCAAACGCTATGGGCGACATACTCGGTCAAATGAATCAATGGTTTGATGAATATAAAACGGCACAATTGTGA
- a CDS encoding NAD kinase produces MAEQRRNLYFYYHPNQELDEKLKPLYQLARDKDFSIVEDSKNANIIVAVGGDGTFLQAVRNTGFRQDCLYVGIRSQNEAGLYCDFSIDNHDEMVEAMENAEVEVRRFPIIEATVNNESTFYCLNECSVRSTLIKSIDVDVYIDDLLFETFRGDGLIVATPTGSTGYNKSTKGAVVDPKLPCFQVSELASLNNNRFRTLGSSFILSGERTLKLHVRQDGNDYPIIGMDNEAFSIRNIYDVTVRLSDQVVKTVKLKNNSYWDRVKRTFL; encoded by the coding sequence ATGGCTGAACAACGTAGAAACCTATACTTTTATTATCACCCGAACCAGGAGCTGGATGAGAAACTTAAACCACTCTATCAATTAGCAAGAGATAAAGACTTTTCCATCGTGGAAGACTCCAAAAATGCAAATATTATTGTAGCTGTCGGTGGCGATGGGACATTTTTACAGGCTGTGCGAAATACTGGATTCAGACAAGATTGCCTCTATGTTGGAATACGAAGTCAAAATGAAGCAGGCCTTTATTGCGACTTTAGTATAGACAATCATGATGAAATGGTCGAAGCAATGGAAAATGCCGAAGTGGAAGTTCGTAGATTTCCAATTATTGAAGCAACTGTCAATAATGAATCCACCTTCTATTGTTTAAATGAATGCAGTGTGCGGTCCACTTTAATTAAATCCATTGATGTAGATGTCTATATTGATGACCTTCTCTTCGAAACATTCAGGGGAGATGGGCTTATCGTAGCCACTCCTACTGGCAGTACCGGTTATAATAAGTCCACAAAAGGCGCTGTAGTAGATCCCAAGTTACCATGTTTCCAGGTTAGTGAACTAGCTTCCTTAAACAACAATCGCTTTAGAACTCTGGGCTCTTCTTTTATTTTAAGCGGTGAGCGCACATTAAAACTGCATGTTAGACAGGATGGAAATGACTATCCGATTATCGGCATGGATAATGAGGCTTTTTCAATTCGTAATATCTATGATGTTACGGTTCGCCTAAGTGATCAGGTGGTAAAAACCGTCAAGTTGAAAAACAATTCTTACTGGGACCGTGTC